CAGGGGCAGCACGTACCGGTCGGACGAAAGGGTCATGAACTCGTCCTGCAGGTAGTGGGCGATGTTGTAGCGCTGGGCGTATTCCTTGACCTTGCGGGTGCACTGCTGGTGGATGCGGCGGATTTCGCCGCGCACCAGCGAAAGTTCGGGCGAACTTTCATCGCGCAGCATCCCGTCGTCGGACACGCAACGGTCAAGGCCGGACACGGTGCGCTGCGGCAGCGGGTGGCTGTCCACCAGGGCGGCCAGCAGATCCCAGCGGCCACCGGTGGACTGGCCCTCGCGGATGGACGCGGCCAGCTTGCGGGCCAGCCCCAGGGTCTGGCGCAAGGCCCACAGCGCGTCCAGGTCCAGCACCGTGGCCGGGGCGTCCAGCGCGCGGAACACGCCGTCCAGCGGGGGGAAGGAGGAAAGGCGGAACCCGGTGTGCCCGGCCCAGCGCCGCGCCTCGTCGAACAGGGCGGCGGCATGGTGCACGGCGTCGATGCCGGTCAGCGGGCGCACGGCAAGGGCCGCCTCCGCTCCGGCTTCGGAAACGCACAATCCGGCAAGATGCGTGAGCACCTTGCCGAATTCCAGCACCTGAAGGCTGCGGGATTCCATGTGAAAGGCTACCCCGCCAGGCGCGCGCGAACGGTGGCGGAAAGCGCCTTGCCGTCCACCCGGCCCTTGTGGGCGTTCATGATGGCCTGCATCACCCGGCCCATGTCCTGCGGACCCTTGGCGCCGGTTTCGGCGATGGCGGCATCGATGGCGGCGGCAAGTTCGTCGCCTTCCAGCGGGGTGGGCAGGTATTCGCGCAGGATGACCAGTTCCGCCTGCTCCTTGTCGGCCAGGTCGGTACGGTTCGCGGCGGTGAACTGCTCGATGGAATCCTGCCGCTGCTTGGCCTGCTTCAGCACCACGTCCAGCAGTTCCGCCTCGGTCACGGGGCGCATCAGTTCCACCTGCATGTTCTTGGCGGCGGTCTTCAGCATGCGCAGCACGCCCAGGCGCACCGCGTCCTTGGCCTTGTAGGCCGACACGTAGTCCTTCTCGATGCGTTCGGAAAGATTCATGGGTGCCACCAGAAGCGGAAGGATGGGGTTCCGGAAATACGGAATACGGGAAACCCGGAAGACCTCCGGGTTTCCCGTTCCAGGCATGTCGCGGCTGCGTGAGGGGCAGTGCCCCGCGCAGGCGAAGCGGCTTACGCCATGTTCATCTTCCTGATCTTCTTCAGGAGACGCTTGCGGGCGGCCGCCTTCTTCTTCTTGCGCATCACGCTGGGCTTTTCGTAGTGCTGACGCTTCTTCATTTCGGAAAGAACGCCGGCCTTTTCGACCTGCTTCTTGAAGCGACGCAGCGCGATGTCGAAGTTGTATTCGTCGTCGTTAAGATACACACCGGGCAAAGAAATCACCCCCTTCGCCAGAAATCCCCTTGCGGGGTGGGTGCGAACGGGGTTGTTTACACTGCCCGCACGCAAAAGGCAAGCCCTGTCCGGGCCCGTCAAGGATCAACCTGACTGGGCCATGCCGGACAGGGCCGAAAAAGTACCCGTTGGCACGCCGCGCAAGGCGGTCGAAACGGGTGGAAAGCTGGCGCCTAGTGGTGCCCTTCGGAATGGCACCCGCCCTTGCAGGTTTCCATCACCGACTTCAGGACCACGTAGCCCACGCCGCTGCATATCACGAACAGGACAGCGTACAGCACGCCGAAGAAAATGAAGTGGTCGGGCATCCACCACGGAATGTCCTGCGGCAGGGGGCTGTGAATGGTTTCACCGTGTAACATGTTGTTCCTCCAACCCTACTTGATCGAGTCCTTCAGGGTCTTGCCGGGGCGGAACTTGACCACCTTGGACGCGGGAATCTTGATTTCCGCGCCGGTACGGGGGTTGCGACCCTTGCGCGCCTGGCGATCTTCGACCGCGAAGGTGCCGAAGCCGGTCAGGGTAAGCTTGCCTTCGGCGGCCAGAGCATCCTTCACCGCGTCCAGGAACGCGTTCAGCGAGCGCTCGGCGCTGGCCTTGGTCAGGTTGGCCTTTGCCGCGATCTTGTCGACCAGATCAGCCTTGGTCATCTGCCTTTCCTCCTCTCGGGTTAGCTGCGGCCAGGTTGCCTGGGGACTTCAGCGGCAAGGGCGCTACGACACCCTCTTTGCGCCTTTTTTCTCAAGCCGCCCCGAAAAAACCAGAGGCGCACCCGGCACGCAACGGAACAACGGTACACTCCGCATCGACAAACATGATTCCCGGCATAAAGTCAAGGCTGTCAGGGGATTTTGACGGATTCCGAGAGCATGTGAAAATCTTCCGGAGCAAGGCTTTCCGGCCGCACCGCCGGGTCCAGTCCCAGCCCCGTCAGCAGCGCGGGCACATCATCCTGCACGTAACCACGTAAAATCCTTTGCAACTGCTTGCGGCGCTGCTGAAAACACACCTTCAGCAGGCGCGAAAGGCGCGCCGGGTCGAACCGGCCCCGCGCCGCGCCCAGCGGCACGAAGGACAGCACGGCGGAATCCACCTTGGGGCGGGGCACGAACACCTGCGGCGGCACGATGAATTCCATGCGCGGCGTGACGAAGCTTTGCAGCCACACCGAAAGTGCACCGTATGCCCCGCTGCCCGGTGCGGCCACGATGCGTTCGCCCACTTCCTTCTGGATCATGAACACCGCCCGCGCAAGGCCGGGGGCCGTGCTCAGGATGTCCCACATCAGCGGCGAGGCCACGTTGTAGGGCAGATTGCCGATGACCTTCCACGAGCGGGCCGGGGTCAGCCTTTCCCACGGGAACAGCAGCGCGTCGGTGAGCACCGGGGTGATTACCGGCGGTTCCGCC
This genomic window from Nitratidesulfovibrio sp. SRB-5 contains:
- a CDS encoding GatB/YqeY domain-containing protein — translated: MNLSERIEKDYVSAYKAKDAVRLGVLRMLKTAAKNMQVELMRPVTEAELLDVVLKQAKQRQDSIEQFTAANRTDLADKEQAELVILREYLPTPLEGDELAAAIDAAIAETGAKGPQDMGRVMQAIMNAHKGRVDGKALSATVRARLAG
- the rpsU gene encoding 30S ribosomal protein S21 yields the protein MPGVYLNDDEYNFDIALRRFKKQVEKAGVLSEMKKRQHYEKPSVMRKKKKAAARKRLLKKIRKMNMA
- a CDS encoding HU family DNA-binding protein — protein: MTKADLVDKIAAKANLTKASAERSLNAFLDAVKDALAAEGKLTLTGFGTFAVEDRQARKGRNPRTGAEIKIPASKVVKFRPGKTLKDSIK
- the rsmA gene encoding 16S rRNA (adenine(1518)-N(6)/adenine(1519)-N(6))-dimethyltransferase RsmA is translated as MPPPDGAGGPRAKKSLGQNFLRDRNIAAKIVAALRIGPEDRVIEIGPGPGALTRHIHAAVPAQLFLLEKDYHWATEHGRTRPAEPPVITPVLTDALLFPWERLTPARSWKVIGNLPYNVASPLMWDILSTAPGLARAVFMIQKEVGERIVAAPGSGAYGALSVWLQSFVTPRMEFIVPPQVFVPRPKVDSAVLSFVPLGAARGRFDPARLSRLLKVCFQQRRKQLQRILRGYVQDDVPALLTGLGLDPAVRPESLAPEDFHMLSESVKIP